A genomic region of Anopheles coustani chromosome 3, idAnoCousDA_361_x.2, whole genome shotgun sequence contains the following coding sequences:
- the LOC131266539 gene encoding amyloid protein-binding protein 2-like, whose protein sequence is MGLRDRFWPLIDLHFGRRCTEQEPRVNGAGTLYALALRALVSGFSDDPRNDRYRREIEQLPIAIRVDVLCDMCDHPSLGDALLELLADPVEFSNLVHHVPQKSAKLVCCLQWLESAQRSLPARLEERYRAIVEGGSWTDYRCGLRIGTFLADAGWHLEAASIFQLSLKQTDARSVEELTVMVQLLRALTSSGKLVDGSHVYQRIKVRLKDIYPQNLTTRGTPEADLCASVYQNFSLYHYEGQEFGLSYLYAVQSLNLLDRSSNTRLALGVFRQLARASMGQRYFSKAKVLLQQAISRAGYYYGLSSTPYAEALEDYAFYLLGQNNAACGDVFVVAQHIYLDLFGSRNLLLSLAQGNLTFGLCRQAIGAGHGDPALAYVTERLNTFRRMLGPDHRLVVQLQRLLVTIRVMSFQEGQSTWPDESTIVDVGKLRQTVDNPLPIEDVRLAFYRCREKV, encoded by the coding sequence ATGGGACTGCGGGACCGGTTTTGGCCTCTGATTGATCTGCACTTTGGAAGGCGCTGTACGGAGCAGGAGCCGCGGGTGAATGGAGCCGGCACACTGTACGCCCTTGCCCTACGTGCGCTCGTTAGTGGATTCTCGGATGACCCACGAAACGACCGGTATCGGAGGGAGATCGAGCAACTGCCTATCGCCATTCGGGTGGACGTTCTGTGCGACATGTGCGACCATCCTTCGCTGGGAGACGCACTTCTGGAACTCCTCGCCGATCCTGTGGAATTTAGTAACCTTGTCCACCATGTGCCACAAAAGTCCGCCAAGCTGGTGTGCTGTTTGCAGTGGCTGGAAAGTGCGCAGAGGTCACTCCCCGCTCGGCTCGAGGAACGCTACAGGGCCATCGTCGAAGGAGGTAGCTGGACGGACTACCGGTGTGGCTTACGCATCGGAACGTTTCTGGCCGACGCCGGATGGCACTTGGAAGCTGCTTCGATCTTCCAGCTAAGCCTGAAGCAAACCGACGCCCGGTCTGTCGAGGAACTCACCGTGATGGTACAACTGCTGCGTGCGCTCACAAGTTCCGGGAAGCTCGTCGACGGTAGTCATGTCTATCAGCGAATCAAAGTGCGACTGAAGGACATCTATCCGCAGAATCTAACCACCCGGGGTACCCCGGAAGCCGACCTATGTGCCAGTGTGTACCAGAACTTTTCCCTGTACCACTATGAAGGTCAGGAGTTCGGCCTTAGCTACCTCTACGCGGTGCAATCGCTGAACCTACTCGACCGGTCATCGAATACCCGGCTAGCTTTGGGCGTTTTCCGCCAGCTTGCTCGAGCCTCCATGGGCCAGCGGTACTTCAGCAAGGCAAAAGTACTACTCCAACAGGCTATCTCCCGAGCCGGGTACTACTACGGCCTAAGCAGCACTCCATACGCCGAAGCACTCGAGGACTACGCGTTCTACCTGCTCGGTCAGAACAATGCCGCCTGCGGGGATGTGTTCGTGGTCGCGCAGCACATCTACCTGGACCTGTTTGGCTCGCGGAACTTGCTCCTCTCGCTTGCCCAGGGTAATCTAACGTTCGGACTGTGTCGGCAAGCGATCGGAGCAGGACACGGAGATCCAGCTCTGGCGTACGTCACCGAGCGGTTGAACACCTTCCGACGGATGCTGGGTCCGGACCATCGGCTTGTGGTGCAGCTGCAAAGGTTGTTGGTAACCATCAGAGTAATGTCTTTTCAGGAGGGCCAATCGACGTGGCCTGACGAATCGACAATTGTAGACGTAGGGAAGTTACGGCAAACCGTCGACAATCCGCTTCCGATCGAAGACGTACGGCTCGCGTTTTACCGTTGTCGAGAAAAGGTGTGA